agagaagaaaacatcagacaacttgcaattgacttctattacagaagtcatttgcaagtcccgctgaatcggcttttttttatcagcacaatcggccgatgccgattaagtaaaaaaaagccaaatatcggccgatatatcggccggccgatatatcggtcgacctctagcctcttggctgcttctctaattaatgctctccttgcttgccctgtcagtttaggtggacggccatgtcttggtaggtttgcagttgtgccaaactctttccatttttggatgatggattgaacagtgctcggtgagatgtgcaaagcttgggatattatttttttttataacctaaccctgctttaaacttctccacaactttatccctgacctgtctggtgtgttccttggacttcatgatgctgtttgttcaagagggttctctaacaaacctctgagggcttcacaggacaaCTGTATTagtgctgagattaaattacacacaggaggactctatttactaattaggtgacttttgaaggcaattggttccactagattttagttaggggtagcggagtaaagggggctgaatacaaatgcaccccatacTTTTctgaaatttatttgtaaaaaaaatttgaaaaccatttatcatttttcttccacttcacatttatgtgccactttgtgttggtctatcacataaaatcccaataaaatacatttacgtttttggttgtaacatgacaaaatgtgaacatttcaaggggtaggaatacttttttcaACACGGAAGGTGCCAAATCCCAAGGCGAGACAACAGACTTCTCACAGGTCTGTAGTGTCCCTTCCTGCACACTGCACATCTATGAGATGTCGTTTGGTCCATTACTGAATATCAAGGGAGTTTGGTGAAAACGTTTTCTTCTTTACTTTACTGCCTCTGAGAGCCCATGATTTTTACCACAATTTGTGGGTTTGTTTGTTGTTTTGACTTGGGATATGGCACCTGCCCTGTGTTGCTCGCCCTCTTACTCCTCAGGTGTCTGGCTATGGTCATTGCCTAGACCAGCCTTCTTCAACCTGGGGTGCCGTAATACCCCAGGGTTCTGCCTGAGGTCACCAGGGGTGCCGTTGCAGCCTGGCAGAGAGCCTGTCACATGAGACCCTTTAGGAATTAATGACACCCCTGCGTGTCTGGTAAAGAGCAGTGTGTTTGTCTGTGTGTCAGCACGTGCGGTCTTGCGCGCATTCCGTGACCCGTAGTAATGTAAACCAAgctttagactggggtgcctcaagactgaaaatacttttcaagggtgccctggttggaaaaagattgagaaacactggcctagacaTTATAAGCAAGACCTGCTTTGACAACTCCTCTCTTCGAAAGACGCATGTCTGCCGAAACGCGTTGAGGAATTGTAACCCCTCCACGGCTTACATTTGTGCCCATGATATAACACTTTATGCATTATGATTAATTGGTATACATCCGGTGGGCTGATATTGTAGCCTCTTCCAGAGCAGCCAAATGCAATGTGCATGTATATGAGGTGGATGGGGATATGAACATATAGGGGGTTTTGTTCATTTTAACAATAGGCagatgtttttaaacttttttgtttttagattttagTATCATTCAACCTGGGATGTTGGGTTGAATTGGCATTACTGAAATGTTGCCTTTTAATTCATGCATATTTGTATGTTTTTGAAAGATAATGCCCCTATAAAGTCCCTTAGTACATTCTGGCAGCTTGGGCAGACTGTTGCCATTTGTTCATGAGTTATGGGATGTGATGCTTGATATCTGTAGCAGATTTTCACCTAATATTTACcgcaggtgaatcttcctggtgcatTTGATTTAAATGGACAgtgattcaccaccagtgaatgtttttTGTAAAGGTCACATTCAAGGCTTTATTGTGTCACGCTCAGTTGTGAATGGAGCCTATCGATTTACTGGCGTTTTTGcggctttttacaagctttttttaaaagcgttttagaagtgtattacaagcgttttacataTTCAGgcttttttgtttagccaatagaaagcactagggggagcagagggagaggaaattaggggtggagagaaAACGCTTGTAAAACACTCAAGTCCAGCATTTCTATTGACGTGAAAGAAGTGAGAAAAAGCTGCTATTACATAATTATAAATATACGGATCAAGCAGCAGTTCTCTTGTATGACATAATCACAGTTCACCaataatgtataaatataaatTAACAGCTCCTGTGGACCCCTCATTACAAGGAGTCACTCCGCGCTTATGGCTTAGGCCTAGGCTGGGTTACCTCCACATCTCCAAATTGCAAGGCCCCTCTGTACTCATGGCGTCACTTAGTGGGATGGATGTGAAGTTCACCAAGAAAACAGAAAGTtccacatagtataaaatcctTTACACGTTTATTAAGATAATAAAAATGTTGCACTTACAACAGGAATAAAATAATAGCGCCTTGCGTTTGGTGCGCGGCCGGCATACAAACATCCTTCTGGGACACGAGGGTGATGGGTGACATCAGTGTTTCGTCACAAATGACATCGTCCAGGTGCCCCTAGACGACGTAAtttgtgacaaaacgcgtagggaagAGCAACACACTGACGTCACCATTACCCTCGTGTCCCGGAAGAATGGCTCTGTTTGGTTGTGTGCTGGCTGGCGCACCAAACTCAAGGTGCCATTTTATTGCTGTTGTAAGTGCAACATTTTATTATCTTAATAAACGTAAAAAGGATTTTATTCTGTGTGGAGCTTTCTTTTTTCTTGGTGAACTTCACATCCTTCCCACTAAGTGACGCCATGAGTACAGAGGGGCCTTGCGATTTGgagaaaggcccaggctgggttataagccataAGCGCAGAGTGACCCCTTGTAATGAGGGGTccacaggagctggtaagcagtttTTTCAGCTTTTGATGGAGGCATTGTTGCacaaggtggtggatggtggaaACCAACAAAAGCATTCAAGATttaaaagctcatgtacttttttaagATTCAGGCAatttgcttcaggcaacagaacgctcatatgtgaacaggggccattgaaatgaatgggatttggcttgttgagcgttttagagctacaaacttcaagcagaaaatcgctcaggtgtgaacgaggccttaggcttcatgtacacttaatATACTTTGACCGCTGCCACAGGAAAATGCAGCAAAATTGCGTTTCTTCCATGTTAAGGATAatgaggttgaacctcccctaaccgagGCAGCTTCTAAATggctatgtgtacatggacacacaggcttttatggagctgagtttaggagctgctagtgtacatagAGCCTGTTTGTATTTCATGATGATAAAGGGAACCACAAAAAAAGCCTTATTTAAACTATCTGAATAATTGTTTTTCCCAATAATATTGACCCTGTTATTCATCTGCAATGTTGGTCTCACTAACACAGCCTTGTTTATTAACTACCAGTAATACCCTTATTTGTATTTTATCTTAAGGGCCCAGACCATCATGAAAGCTCGTCTGAAAGGTGCCCAGACAGGACGCAATCTTCTTAAGAAAAAGTCAGATGCCTTAACCCTACGTTTCCGACAGatcctaaaaaaaattattgaGGTACAGTTtgaaaataaatgtaattaatgtttttttttgccaCAGTGTGTGAACTAACCATCCCTATAAAAATGTAATACAACATTTTTGTAGTAGCATAGGTTCTAGGTTAAAGCATATATCAAgcctaatattttatattttacttttttggatGTCGCATAGAAATGTCAGAATCcctttaatgtgattgtaaacgatcacttttGTAACACAAACCCTTTCAGTTTGAAAATgaaatgaaagtcaaaacatttgtgcatagatataTAAAAGGtatctataatgttttttttttttttataagtgataatctctgttctcggctgcataagagctgggggaggagaagcagcagcacactcaaCTCTCCAGTGAAGggctgtgcagggggggtacaagtctgatcattgaaagagagtaggctgagttcccagcatagctagagaactgaccatggtgtgctctcctgcttagtgtggtcagtttctaataggaaagcagagtgaatggcaggaacaccagggatttcacacaaaggaagcaatataaatagaacaggataattttccatacaagtacaatggtacagcaggcacatatcaggaatatgaaaagctgggggaacataactttAAGGTTTTCACAGCTATCCCAGGCTCTGTTATAAATATTTCCTACCGCTTCCTGTCTTGCTGACAACATTTTACCAGACatatgccttcacttcctgtcccatagacaccgCAGAAAGTAAAAGACATTCTCTCCAAAgtgaggtaaaggctttctttggCAGTTGTCATTAGAACAAACGTCTCagttagaagatttttttttcctctattcaTGTTCAGGTGGTTaattttagggcactttcacacagcTGCTCCAGTCCTTTTAGCAGGAGCTGAAAGGTTTGGATGTCTGTGTTTTGGCCTAGTGCCAGTTCAGCCTGTGTCCACATTTGCACAGCAGATACGGGCAGACCCGTGATggctctatgggcagtcggatgtaaatagAATTGTGTCGGTTTACATTAGGCTACCTCTGATTCGTCACATTTAGGATACAGTCCTcttctgttgtttttttgttttttgggtttttttttttttttttaaggactttaATAAACTCGGCAGTAGATGGGTATAAATGGACAAAGGTCTGTTTAAATCAGCCTGCTCATAGACCCACATAGAGTCTTTGTTCAAGTCCACCTAAAAAATGGACAGGttgacctgatcggaaagcctgcaTGAAATGGTCCTTATTCTGCTTTTCAGTTtaggtgacagtggtcaccaggacagacgGAGAGAGCAAGGATCCCTACCATCGCCACACCAGTGTATCCAATAATAAGCAAAATATTTTGTGTGTAACTTGTAATCACCGATATTTATGTTGTAGACCAAGATGCTAATGGGAGAGGTTATGAGAGAAGCTGCTTTCTCACTAGCTGAAGCCAAATTTACAGCAGGGGATTTCAGGTAAGCGATGCAATGAATAAAGATATAACAATATAaagttaaagtgctactaaacccaggactctgcattcactaaaACTGGTTtctcacagtacatggaaatgcaattactttagtaaatataaactgctaaataccttttctcatcagcagtatatagcagtcttatgacttctatcagtgtctgcttaaagcttgtaggaggagttttcattctactctgattgacccttatgctgatcacatgcactctccaaaggaaaaaaaaactctagcaatacacaccaaactgagaatgtgcagagtgcccccaaggctcagttctatcagcagatggattggggaatgtgaaagaagggaaggatgagagaacacaggatcaaacagactttttacacaatgcaaaggattatttccttaggtttcacagtgagtataacacgcatgctttactgcatatacagactgagtttactgttgtgggtttagtaacactttaaactggcGTTGCACTAAtatattttcaatcaaaaaatgtGTACATTACATTCAACAGCTTgatgaatgtcatttgaaaattgAATGCTGAAAGCAAACAACATTTTGAACAACTTTCGATCTAATAGACTTTACTGAACAAAACCACATACTCTGTTTAGAAATTCATCTTGTTTGAAagaaaatttccatcctgctccttttttAATTTTCTTGCCAGTGAGGTCAAAAACAATCAAAAAAACTAAATTCtcctagtgtatagccagctttaggctTTCTAGTATCATTGTGCCAAGCTGTATAAATGGTATTTAGGGAATGGCTTGAAATGGTAATCCCCAATATGTCACTTTTTGTTGTACAGAATTTATTTTATTGCAGGTATTAGATTAGATATTTAATTTGCAGCAGAAAAGGAGCTGTGGGAAAATCTTGTCTTGAAAGGTCAGACAAATGAATAATTAGTTTACAGTTTCTTGTATAAATTATCCTTACTGTTGGTGTTGGAGCAAGATTCAGTTATGATGTACAGCATTGTACATATTTATGTGATGGAAAATGTATCCTGTACATTGACCTGTCTAGTAAATTCAGTAGTAAAccacggcatttaaaaaaaaaaaaaaaaaaaaaaaacccctgcaaggcaacggcataatgtgctagtatattttgcatactagcacattatgaaatacttaccttaaaacttagccctccagtggtgcgctgtcaccgctgacacggctttcatcttcacccggtcttccttctggattTTGCGGGCACTGGCAGCTTGAATGgccgagccgcaatgacgtcatgcTTGGGAGCCATGGCacagtgctctgaaggaacgggtaTGATGACGTCTCCAGCTGCCAAAAGggcagtgcacgtttaggagatattcattttaccaacAGGTAAACTTTATTATGCGCCTTCCCATTTGTTGCAACTGTATGCAAATATCTTTAAAGGATAcgttcaaataaaaaataaatgcacatttttatttattttttttgtaggtagaaaattgtttttatttatttatttttggagcctctaaagcattgcaccagcaatcaacagatcgctgatgccatgcaggtctgcTGCAGACCTGTCCGTGTATCTGTGTGCTCGTACATCCCGTACAGGctagcagatacactgacaggaagaatcaatgaactaccacggcgctccacagcgccgtggtagttcattaagaactacaagccaacagccgcaaaggatgtgatgtcgggcttgtagttcattcacacacagaactctgtgtatgaatgatgcggctgtgtgggccctgatttaaaaaactgacagctagtacggggaacttctccatATATTTCTGTCATAGGGAGGGGGGATCaggcagtggctgcagcattgggaacatgttacatgttctaccctaaaAATGGGTGTTACGTacacatgttcccaaaggtgaacttatcctttaaaggttaTTATGGTGTGAATAACATGTGACGTTATAAACTTTTTTGATAATATGTTGTCAATATATAAAACACTACAAATTGTATTAAATCAGCCagtagttgttttttttattttccagtgATGTATTCTTCAAAAAAtgtttgtatcaataaaataaCGAATGAATGAATTTTAAAGAAATATGATAATGTACCTTAAAGTCGCATGGGTAATGTTTTTGTGATGCGTATTTCTATATTCGGGATATTGGTACATCAACATGCGTTTCAGATCATTATAATTATAATGCAAATTATTTCTCCCAAATAACAGTACAACTATTATTCAGAATGTGAACAAAGCACAAGTGAAGGTTAGAGCTAAGAGAGACAATGTTGCAGGTAAACCGTTTTCTTCATTTTTGTAAAATCTTTGGTAAAATTATTCCAGTGATAGTGTGCCTCAAATACTCTattactttgcatattttatacttTCAAATTATTTTGGTGATCCACATTAATTAATGGGTGAATCAGAAGATACTGTATCTCAGGATCAACACTTTCTTGCTTAGCTGAAGGAGTAAATTAGAATGTATTAAATGGAGTACAACATTTCAAAATTAAAGTTTGCAGGACTGTTAAAGAAGAACTACAGGCAAAATTTTTATTTTACCATGCAGTGGGGCTGGGTCTGCAAGGATCAGCTAAGTATAGCCTTTCAATGTACAGATACCAATGTAAAGATGGCGCTCACATGcagaaatgaaatataaaaaacgCCTTACAATAAACAAATATTTCTGTGCAGTGCTCACATACATGCCATATACACTCATGAATACCATAAACAAAGAGGCAACAAGGtaaaacaatatacaaaacaatATCCAACATCAATAATTGCTTCAGTGGTTAGATGCTCTTCATCTTCACCGCTAGTGCTCAAAGGGTGTTAAAAACATGACTAAAAGAATTGCACTCACTGGCACTAGTGTATACAGCTTGTGCAGATATCAAATGGCTTCTCAAGGGCTGGCGTGCGGTCAAAGCCTCGTTCTGACTATCCGGCCCGGAAATGACGTCACACAGGACCTGGAAGTGACGGAACCCTGCTCCGTTGCACTTATCGCCTCCCTTGGCATGGGAGAACTAATTTGCTGATGTTAATCCTTTTATATTTAAATCAATGTGCCAACGGTATGTTCCCACAAAGATTTGGAATCTTCAATTACAATCACTAAGGCTACGTTCATACTGAGTCCGTTtttaggcgctttagcgctagaaatagcctctgaaaagcacctcccattcattgcagtgtgtcttttttcacactggggtggtgcgcttgcgggacgtcatgaaaagtcctgcaagcagtatctttggggtgggttgggagtgctgtatttagcgctcccaaaacgccctgcccattgcaatgaataaaGCACCTGAGAAGCGCTTTGAAAGTGCCGTAAAACTGgactgtttactgttttttttttttgggggggggggggtaaaaagcaccccgctagctgctgaaaagcgctgctaaaattagTGGCTGGGTGTCCAGTGTAAAGTAGCCTTAAATCCCTGCGAGAATTAAATCCATGTGTTCATTAAAAGGTTAATACCCCGCCCCTTTTAATAAGTTTGTCCTTGTATTGTGCAATTCTGTTCCCATCACCCCACTCCTTACTACTGAGATGCAACTAGAATCAACTTTCTGCCCCAAAAACAGTCAATCTGCAGGGCTTTGCATGAGTGCCCACCTTCCTTTTGAGCATTTCGGATCTTGTAATGTTGCCATCTAAAATTAAAATGGATTAGGGATTTTATGCTGCCGATCTTTACAGAATAGTTCATAATGTAAAAGTGAAACACACATCTATATAGTTTTTCAGATTACTTACGAATAAAACAATCTCTAAAGGCTTTAGATGGGCGTTAGGCAGACTTCACTGGCAGTATGTGTAAGTATTTTTGGGGACGTTGCAGCTGAACGAAGAAAAAGCTGTAAGTGCAGATACACTTATAATTATTGcagaaaatttgattttttttttttttgtgaacatatTGAACAGTTTACTGATGCCCATATTTAAACCTTTTGTCAGCTTCATTGTTAGAGGGCCTATATAGAGTACTATGGCATTTAAGTGGAACTatgctgtatctgagcaccacaaacccagAATGctatttaattctatttttaatattcaaagcaaacgccctcatccatccatgtctccatggttTATTTTCCTGAGAAAtcactgaaaaacaccccctagcgtTTCTGgccatggtcatcttgagtaaggacggatgattcatgtagcatttgcttcctggaatccatctgcccttagctcaggcatgaggGTGTGGGTAGCTGAGGAAGCCCCTCCTCCCATCCTGAAGACtcctgtatgacataatttgcatgggtctggaaaccaggaagtaactgaagaactgAATAAATAACTGAATAAATTGAATAAgtttaaaacaggtaaatattgtataccttcctatctatttactaatgctagcagcataaggaataaaaatagtTACTGttgattgaaagagagagagaggttcCACTTTAAGATACAAAATCTAAAACCCTTTACTTCATTAAAGTTGACGTATTTCCGCTTATTGAAACTAGTCATGCACATTGTGAATGTGACAGTGATAAATTAAAATACTGTTTAATCTTGTAGGAGTAACACTACCAGTGTTTGAACATTATCAGGAAGGAGGGGACAGTGAGTATTCATTTTAATGCATGTACATGTGTTAATTACTCTTGTGTCTTCTAACTTGTCGCTCATCCTTTGcatcatttctttttttgtttgccagGTTATGAGTTGACAGGTCTAGCAAGAGGTGGTGAACAGCTTGCTAAACTAAAGAGAAACTATGCAAAAGCTGTAGAGCTGCTTGTAGAACTGGCCTCCTTGCAGGTATAATACATGAATGCACGTATGTGTGCTTTGAAACAATAAGAGCATTCATTGGGCTGGGATCACAGAGGTTTTGATTATAATCCTTTATTTTGCTTACcatttggcttgtttttttttccgaGTACCAAGAACttcctaaaaaaatgtatataaagcatATACaacatataatgtatgtgtatgcaATTCTTTTGATTACAGGCTTATTAAGAGAATTTCATGTCATgaaatccttaaagtgatactaaacacacggtttaatttacattgtctcttctattactgtatatggatgatggcactgtaattattaaaAGCATCtttctaatcaatatacagctatcgcatgacccagatctttctcagcccgtctgcagggaaacagcaggaggagcttctagtccagtgctgctggtcacatgttcaaaattatataaaaaaaaaaaacagcctttggaatacagagtaaaaataaataattaatatcaaactGTTTTAAATTTGTCATACagatatacactgtattgtcaaaagtatggacacctgcttttacacgcccatgcactttaatggcatcccagtcttagtccgtagggttcaatattgagttggcgtaccctttgcagctataacatcttcaactcttctgggaaggctgtccacaagggttagaagtgtgtctatgggaatatttgaccattcttccagaagtgcatttgctttgtacactggtccaaatcatttggtggaggggagattatgtggggttgtttttcaggggttgggtttggccccttagttccagtgaagtgaactctttaggcatcagcataccaagacatgttggacaatttcatgctcccaactttgtgggaacagttttgggatggccccttcctattccaacatgactgtacaccagtgcacaaagcaaggtccataaagacacagatgagcgagtttggggtggaggaacttgactggcctgacctcaacgcGATAGAattcctttgggatgaattagagtgaagactgcgagccaggccttgttgttcaacatcagtgcctgacctcacaaatgcgcttttggaagaatggtcaaacattcccatagacacactcctaaaccttgtggagaaccTTCCCAggaaagttgaagctgttacagctgcaagggtgggctaactcaatattgaaccctacgaccAACCTAGGACTGGGTtgtcattaaagttaatgtgtgtgtaaaggcaggtgttctgatacttttgacaatatagtgtacatttgaagataaatctttattatttttttggaataACACGGTGTGGGCGGACTTCTGCCAGTCATGCCCCTCCagcttgtgtcttagaataagagggagatgaagcctctattaatctacatataatattcaaccccattgtgtttagctggttagtgggcatagaggaggaggaaggagggagtgggctgttatttaccactgtgtatacgcccacatgtgtgactctatagttgggaggaaatgctcaacatagaaactcactgaaaattgAGCATGTACTagtaaccccaaatttggtgtgctaacacagtggtaGCACTACagaatatccaaatttggggttcctagcaccaagtggccccgagatatggggccccaaagtcgggtcgcaaaatgtcaaacacttctgcagcagagaatgacattttgtgacccgaatttggggccccatatctcaaggccacttagtgctaggaaccccaaatttggatatgttgtagtgctagttctgaTATGGGTccccaaagtcgggtcgtaaaatgttcctttaaaaacacttataaacgcaaacacggctaaacgcggtaccggcgtttagccgcgttatggcgtctgaaacgtggaaaacttttgcgtctgaacccatttttttttttttgcttctggaaaaaagaggttaaacgcaactgcctaaaaatacaaaaaaatgagactgtacatggacacataagataacattgaatgggttcagggacagttgaaaaaagtgtccaactgcctctgaacgcgagtttaacagcgtctcgtgtgcatgaggcctaacaagtgcagagaattctcacaactgaaaaaataaataaaatccaggcagcctgccaagttttagcACAACATCATGGATAAGTATACACAAAGTAACatttcttcttagatcaaaggaatgaacttctgcctGCAGAtgagagaagtttaaccacttaaagactcagccccctttcaccCCTTAagtgaattagatgcggcttacaccgcatctaattcgcaggacattttaaaatacattcatatgaatgcatctggttcacatatgtgcgttgcattcgcactgcgcattgcacaaaaaaagtgtgcattttctgggcattgcggtgcgaattacgagccccttatcttctatgggaacgcatctgcttagcagatgcattgcgttctgaacaaggattttctccttctcactacacctccccctccccctctcccccccccccctccccctctccctgctcactgatcctgagctaaaacgcagatgaGCCTTTAAACAGgaaatttttatcttcccagtgaaacctgagcttcgattcgcaccgcacatgtgtgaacccaggctaaacctttttctggcacttgctgcttacaagttaaaatcaatatctattgctagaaaattactcggaacccctgaacattatatatatttttttagcagagaccctagagaaaaaaatggttgttgcaatattttatgtcacactgtatttgcgcagaggtctttcaaacacaatttaaaaaaaaaaaatacactttaatgaattaaaaaaaaaactaaacagtaaagttagcccaatttttcttgtataatgtgaaagatgatgttacgtcgcaagaatcgtgagagaatcattaTCTTAATTctgagcaaaaaaaatcgtgattctcattttagccaaat
This Aquarana catesbeiana isolate 2022-GZ linkage group LG13, ASM4218655v1, whole genome shotgun sequence DNA region includes the following protein-coding sequences:
- the ATP6V1D gene encoding V-type proton ATPase subunit D — its product is MSGKDRIEVFPSRMAQTIMKARLKGAQTGRNLLKKKSDALTLRFRQILKKIIETKMLMGEVMREAAFSLAEAKFTAGDFSTTIIQNVNKAQVKVRAKRDNVAGVTLPVFEHYQEGGDSYELTGLARGGEQLAKLKRNYAKAVELLVELASLQTSFVTLDEAIKITNRRVNAIEHVIIPRIERTLSYIITELDEREREEFYRLKKIQEKKKIIKDKAEKEREAWAKRGGGSEPVNLLAEDRDEDLLFD